One Cryptosporangium aurantiacum DNA window includes the following coding sequences:
- a CDS encoding acyl-CoA dehydrogenase family protein, producing MSPEELTAAIDTLLRDHPPATTDPHDFFGARFDAGLAWVWVDPADGGSNAAPALQALVEQRLSDARAPHPGAYNPIGLGMCGPTLLAHGTPEQRAKYLRPLFTGHEVWSQLFSEPSAGSDVAGLATRARRDGDEWILDGQKVWTSFAHLASRGLILARTDPDVPKHQGITAFIVDMHAPGVDVRPLRQMTGEAEFNEVFFDGVRIPDSDRLGDVGAGWRVGTTTLMNERVSLGGALATRAEPGSEILDGYRVAASRGEGNPVRRDQAVRLWIEANVNHLTALRAAAGGNRGKPGPEGSVLKLTTAEYNRRAAEFQVDLLGIGGALVPGYELRRPTLPYGSSGTPATTTTFLRTRANTIEGGTSEILRNILGERVLGLPGDVRVDKGVAWKDVPR from the coding sequence ATGTCCCCCGAGGAGCTCACCGCGGCGATCGACACGCTGCTGCGTGACCATCCCCCCGCGACCACCGATCCGCACGACTTCTTCGGCGCCCGGTTCGACGCCGGTCTGGCGTGGGTCTGGGTCGACCCGGCCGACGGCGGTAGCAACGCCGCTCCCGCGTTACAGGCCCTGGTCGAGCAGCGGCTGAGCGACGCCAGGGCTCCGCACCCGGGCGCTTACAACCCGATCGGCCTCGGTATGTGCGGCCCGACCCTGCTCGCCCACGGCACGCCCGAGCAGCGCGCCAAGTACCTCCGCCCGCTGTTCACCGGCCACGAGGTGTGGAGCCAGCTGTTCAGCGAACCCTCCGCCGGCTCGGACGTCGCGGGCCTCGCCACCCGCGCCCGCCGCGACGGCGACGAGTGGATCCTCGACGGTCAGAAGGTCTGGACGTCGTTCGCGCACCTGGCCAGCCGCGGCCTCATCCTCGCGCGCACCGACCCCGACGTCCCGAAACACCAGGGAATCACCGCGTTCATCGTCGATATGCACGCGCCGGGCGTCGACGTCCGGCCGCTCCGCCAGATGACCGGCGAGGCCGAGTTCAACGAGGTGTTCTTCGACGGCGTCCGGATCCCGGACAGCGACCGGCTCGGCGACGTCGGCGCGGGCTGGCGGGTCGGCACGACGACGCTGATGAACGAGCGGGTGTCGCTCGGCGGCGCGCTGGCCACCCGGGCCGAGCCGGGCAGCGAGATCCTGGACGGGTACCGCGTCGCCGCGTCCCGGGGCGAGGGCAACCCGGTCCGCCGTGACCAGGCCGTCCGGCTCTGGATCGAGGCGAACGTCAACCACCTCACCGCGCTGCGGGCCGCCGCGGGCGGTAACCGCGGCAAACCCGGGCCGGAAGGATCCGTCCTGAAGCTCACCACCGCTGAGTACAACCGAAGGGCCGCCGAGTTCCAGGTCGACCTGCTCGGTATCGGGGGTGCGCTGGTGCCCGGTTACGAGCTGCGCCGGCCGACGCTGCCCTACGGCAGCAGCGGCACCCCGGCCACCACGACCACGTTCCTCCGCACTCGGGCGAACACGATCGAGGGCGGGACGTCCGAGATCCTCCGCAACATTCTCGGTGAACGAGTGCTCGGCCTGCCCGGCGACGTCCGGGTCGACAAGGGTGTCGCCTGGAAGGACGTGCCGCGATGA
- a CDS encoding DHA2 family efflux MFS transporter permease subunit, giving the protein MAEVTTANDDKITPDILKVAGVVVLGAIMSILDITVVNVALPTFQTEFGSPDAPLDYAQVAWTVTAYTLALATVIPLTGWAADRFGTKRLYMTAVALFTLGSALCAAAWSIEALIGFRVLQGLGGGMLMPLGMTIMTKAAGPKRMGRLMAILGVPMLLGPIGGPILGGWLIDAASWHWIFLINLPIGLGALVYAWVVLPADTAQPSESLDFVGVLLMSPGLALFLYGVSSIPEAGTVTANKVWIPALVGAALVIAFVLYSFKPKHPLLDLRLFRNRNLTVSVITMFLFAVAFFGGLLLVPTYFQQIRGESVLMAGLLVAPQGLGAMVTMPIAGTLSDKIPVGRIVPFGLIAIIIGMFGLTQIAADTPYWQLIIWLFVLGLGMGLTMMPIMTTALRTLTNHEVARGSTLLNITQQIASSVGVALMSVLLTNGLKDAELALPAIAAQQDPRIEQQLGGPEVVAQGLSQAAEAFASTYWVAAALCVLTLVSALFLPRKKEESHLLDDQDESAPPVMMH; this is encoded by the coding sequence ATGGCAGAAGTGACCACGGCCAACGACGACAAGATCACTCCCGACATACTCAAGGTCGCCGGGGTAGTCGTCCTCGGCGCCATCATGTCGATCCTCGACATCACGGTCGTGAACGTCGCTCTGCCGACGTTCCAGACCGAATTCGGCTCGCCGGACGCCCCGCTGGACTACGCGCAGGTCGCGTGGACAGTGACCGCCTACACGTTGGCGCTCGCCACTGTGATTCCGCTCACCGGGTGGGCGGCCGACCGGTTCGGCACCAAGCGGCTCTACATGACCGCGGTCGCGCTGTTCACGCTCGGCTCCGCGCTCTGTGCCGCCGCGTGGAGCATCGAGGCGCTGATCGGTTTCCGAGTGCTGCAGGGCCTCGGTGGCGGCATGCTGATGCCGCTCGGCATGACGATCATGACGAAGGCCGCCGGCCCGAAGCGGATGGGCCGCCTGATGGCGATCCTCGGTGTGCCGATGCTGCTCGGCCCGATCGGTGGTCCGATCCTCGGTGGCTGGCTGATCGACGCCGCGAGCTGGCACTGGATCTTCCTGATCAACCTGCCGATCGGTCTCGGTGCGCTGGTCTACGCCTGGGTCGTGCTGCCAGCCGACACCGCCCAGCCGTCCGAGTCGCTCGACTTCGTCGGTGTGCTGCTGATGTCGCCGGGTCTCGCGCTGTTCCTCTACGGCGTCTCCTCGATTCCGGAGGCGGGCACGGTCACGGCGAACAAGGTCTGGATCCCGGCGCTGGTCGGCGCCGCCCTGGTCATCGCGTTCGTCCTGTACTCGTTCAAGCCGAAGCACCCGTTGCTCGACCTGCGGCTGTTCCGCAACCGGAACCTCACGGTCAGCGTCATCACGATGTTCTTGTTCGCGGTGGCGTTCTTCGGCGGCCTGCTGCTCGTGCCGACCTACTTCCAGCAGATCCGCGGTGAGTCGGTGCTGATGGCCGGCTTGCTGGTCGCTCCGCAGGGGCTCGGCGCGATGGTGACGATGCCGATCGCCGGAACGCTGTCGGACAAGATCCCGGTCGGTCGCATCGTGCCGTTCGGTCTGATCGCGATCATCATCGGCATGTTCGGCCTGACGCAGATCGCCGCCGACACCCCCTACTGGCAGCTGATCATCTGGCTGTTCGTGCTGGGTCTCGGCATGGGCCTGACGATGATGCCGATCATGACGACCGCGCTGCGGACGCTCACCAACCACGAGGTCGCGCGGGGCTCGACGCTGCTGAACATCACCCAGCAGATCGCCAGCTCGGTCGGCGTCGCGCTGATGTCGGTGCTGCTCACCAACGGCCTGAAGGACGCGGAGCTGGCGCTGCCGGCGATCGCGGCGCAGCAGGACCCGCGGATCGAGCAGCAGCTCGGCGGCCCCGAGGTCGTCGCGCAGGGTCTGTCGCAGGCCGCGGAGGCGTTCGCGAGCACGTACTGGGTGGCGGCGGCGCTCTGCGTGCTGACGCTGGTCTCGGCGCTCTTCCTGCCGCGGAAGAAGGAGGAGTCCCACCTCCTCGACGACCAGGACGAGTCCGCCCCGCCTGTGATGATGCACTAG
- a CDS encoding acyl-CoA dehydrogenase family protein — translation MIFSEEQEELRRTVRTFLERTSPESAVRRLMETDEGYDAAVWKQMGEQLGLQGIHIPEEYGGAGFGFVELCLVLEEMGAALLPAPFFASAVLAAEALLESDDEDAKKELLPGIASGETIATLAYANDAGHPDGAVEANSTPAGYTLTGTRHFVLDGALADLILVVACADAGPSLFAVQKGAEGLSTVPLSTMDLTRKQADLTFDATPARLIGAEGAADGVLDRVLWLACVALVNESVGGARAVLAQATRYATERLQFGRPIGSFQAIKHKCADMLVAVEGSRSAAYHAAAIAQANDPSLPAVASLAKSYVGEAYFSVAAENIQVHGGIGFTWEHPAHLYFKRAKSSQLLFGDPLHHRELLAQRFGL, via the coding sequence ATGATCTTTTCCGAGGAACAAGAAGAACTGCGTCGCACGGTCCGAACGTTCCTGGAGCGGACCTCGCCGGAGTCGGCGGTTCGCCGGCTGATGGAGACCGACGAGGGGTACGACGCGGCCGTCTGGAAACAGATGGGCGAGCAGCTCGGTCTCCAGGGCATCCACATTCCCGAGGAGTACGGCGGCGCCGGGTTCGGGTTCGTCGAACTCTGCCTGGTGCTCGAGGAGATGGGGGCCGCGCTGCTCCCGGCGCCGTTCTTCGCGTCCGCGGTGCTCGCGGCCGAGGCGCTGCTGGAATCCGACGACGAGGACGCGAAGAAGGAGCTGCTGCCCGGCATCGCGAGCGGCGAGACGATCGCGACGCTGGCGTACGCGAACGACGCCGGGCACCCGGACGGCGCGGTGGAGGCGAACAGCACTCCGGCCGGGTACACGCTGACCGGTACCCGGCACTTCGTGCTGGACGGCGCGCTCGCCGACCTGATCCTGGTCGTGGCCTGCGCGGACGCCGGGCCGTCGCTGTTCGCGGTGCAGAAGGGCGCGGAGGGGCTGTCCACGGTTCCGCTCTCCACGATGGACCTGACCCGTAAGCAGGCCGACCTCACGTTCGACGCGACTCCGGCACGGCTGATCGGTGCCGAGGGCGCGGCGGACGGCGTCCTCGACCGGGTGCTGTGGCTGGCGTGCGTCGCGCTGGTGAACGAGAGCGTCGGCGGGGCGCGCGCGGTGCTGGCGCAGGCGACCCGGTACGCGACCGAGCGTCTGCAGTTCGGACGTCCGATCGGGTCGTTCCAGGCGATCAAGCACAAGTGCGCGGACATGCTCGTCGCGGTCGAGGGCTCCCGCTCGGCGGCGTACCACGCGGCGGCGATCGCGCAGGCGAACGACCCGTCGCTGCCTGCTGTCGCGTCGCTGGCGAAGTCGTACGTCGGGGAGGCGTACTTCTCGGTCGCGGCCGAGAACATCCAGGTGCACGGTGGGATCGGGTTCACCTGGGAGCACCCCGCGCACCTCTACTTCAAGCGCGCGAAGTCCTCCCAACTCCTCTTCGGCGACCCCCTCCACCACCGCGAACTCCTCGCTCAGCGATTTGGTCTGTGA